From Woronichinia naegeliana WA131, the proteins below share one genomic window:
- the rsmG gene encoding 16S rRNA (guanine(527)-N(7))-methyltransferase RsmG, whose amino-acid sequence MNDNNLSISPLPLQLETWETSLGWQPQSQWPQFQHLYELILTGNQHLNLTRITEPLDFVEKHLWDSLAGLFLLPDISQLTQPQVIDIGTGAGFPGIPTAIAFPDWSITLLDSTRKKIQFIDELLTTLQITNAKTWLGRAETLSGDRHHRSHYDLALIRAVAQPAICAQYALPLVKLDGWVVLYRGQWEAAETEALLPIVEELGGKIETIKTIQTPWTSGIRNLIYLRKVKSTAVTLPRLKRKTI is encoded by the coding sequence ATGAATGATAATAACTTGTCAATTTCTCCCTTACCTCTGCAATTAGAAACTTGGGAAACTAGCCTGGGCTGGCAACCCCAGAGTCAATGGCCCCAATTCCAGCATTTGTATGAATTAATTTTGACTGGCAATCAACATTTGAACTTGACACGCATTACCGAACCTCTGGATTTTGTGGAGAAACATCTCTGGGATTCCCTAGCCGGTTTGTTTTTATTACCTGACATTTCCCAGTTAACCCAGCCCCAGGTCATTGATATTGGCACAGGAGCCGGTTTTCCTGGCATTCCCACCGCGATCGCCTTTCCCGATTGGTCTATTACCCTTTTGGATTCAACCCGCAAAAAAATCCAATTTATTGACGAGTTGTTAACCACCCTGCAAATTACCAATGCGAAAACCTGGCTAGGACGGGCCGAAACCCTAAGCGGCGATCGCCATCATCGCAGTCACTATGATCTGGCTCTCATTCGGGCAGTGGCTCAACCCGCTATTTGTGCCCAGTATGCCCTACCCTTGGTAAAGCTGGATGGTTGGGTCGTGCTCTATCGCGGTCAATGGGAAGCGGCGGAAACCGAAGCTCTTCTGCCCATTGTGGAGGAATTAGGGGGTAAAATCGAAACCATTAAAACGATCCAAACACCTTGGACATCGGGGATTCGCAATCTAATTTATCTTCGCAAAGTCAAAAGCACTGCCGTAACCCTTCCTCGTCTCAAGCGTAAAACTATTTAA
- a CDS encoding energy-coupling factor ABC transporter ATP-binding protein, producing the protein MLYLRNVSYHPPASLTPILKEVNLELAPQELGLIIGPSGSGKTTLLEILAGLAEKTEGDIFWRDQPLMPIHLQQLGGLVFQFPERHFCGGTILEELRLGHPEMSSDRLKEALAEVGLEHLAWETVPHALSGGQQRRLALAVQLIRQPNLLLLDEPTAGLDWSMRRQLAKLLGKLKHHWTLLIVSHDPGELLQIADRSWKIHQGELTSFDPNLLLSQSEAVAV; encoded by the coding sequence ATGCTCTATTTACGAAATGTTAGTTATCATCCACCAGCTAGTCTGACCCCAATTTTAAAGGAGGTTAATTTGGAGTTGGCTCCCCAGGAGTTAGGTTTAATTATTGGCCCCAGTGGTTCGGGTAAGACGACTCTGTTGGAAATTCTGGCGGGTTTGGCGGAAAAAACCGAGGGGGATATTTTTTGGCGTGATCAGCCCCTAATGCCTATTCATCTTCAGCAGTTGGGTGGCTTGGTGTTTCAGTTTCCAGAACGACATTTTTGCGGTGGTACGATTTTAGAAGAGTTGCGCTTAGGTCATCCCGAAATGAGCAGCGATCGCCTCAAGGAAGCCTTAGCAGAAGTGGGCTTAGAACATTTAGCCTGGGAAACCGTTCCCCATGCTCTCAGTGGTGGTCAACAAAGACGTTTGGCCCTGGCAGTGCAATTGATTCGCCAACCCAATTTATTATTGTTGGATGAACCGACTGCGGGTTTAGATTGGTCGATGCGCCGTCAATTGGCAAAATTATTGGGCAAATTAAAACATCATTGGACGTTATTAATTGTGAGCCACGACCCAGGAGAACTGTTACAAATCGCCGATCGCAGTTGGAAAATCCATCAAGGTGAACTAACCTCGTTTGACCCCAATTTGTTATTAAGCCAGTCTGAAGCGGTGGCGGTCTAA